The nucleotide sequence TATGACATTAAAAGATTAAAGTCACATCAAAAGGAAATAAAAACTAAGATATAATTCCCATTGAGGCAACTCAACGAAATATGTTCAGCTGTTTGATTATGTTTGGCGACAGACAAACAGTTGAGCAACAAGACTATTTTTGTTTTTTAAAAAATTTATTTATTACAGCTTTCAATAATCCGACTTGGTCTACCTCCCTATCAAATTTTTCTATTTCATTAACTCTGATTAATTCAATATAAGATAAACAATAATACATATGAATTTCATCTTGTCTTAAAATTATATTCATAAAATCTTGAGCTTCTCTTCTTTCTTTAATAGTATATTTGTCTTTATTTTTGTGAAGAAAAAGTGTAAATTCTTCATAAAAATGATCTTTTACTGATTCTACATTTGAGAAATATTTATTAAATTCAGGTAATGGCATTCTATATTTAGTTTCTTCTAAAAAAACATTAAAAATCACTTTTACACTTAAACTATCTATATTTCTATAATAATCAAGAACTCTTCTTGAAATTGTTTGAAGTAAAATCCCTTGAACTTCAGTAAATTCATCAAATTTACTTGCTTCAAACTTTGAAACTTCTCCTTTTTTAAAAAACTCTTCTAATAATTCATCATCTAAATATTTATGTACAAAATTTAAAGCTAACTTATTATCTTCTTTTTTCCATCTAGCTACTGTTTGTCTGGTAGTATCAAAAAACTTTGCAAGATTATCTAATTTTATTTTTTTCATCACTAACCTTAGATGCTATATATTTAAAAATCATCTGATTCATTTTATTTACAGCATCCATAATTAATTTAAAAATAGTTGCTAATAAGTATATACATCCTAATAATAAAATTAATCCAAATGGTGCAAGAAAATGTATTGTAAAACAATAAAATACTGTTCCCATTACAAATATATAAATACACAAATATACTAAAGCTTCAATAGAATTAACTCCTCCTAATTCATGTCTTAACTTTGATATCATTCAATACTCCTTGATTTTTCAGTAATTATATATCAAATTATTACTAATGTCAATATATATAACATTAATATTAAATTTTATGAATTACCATGTAATATCATATAACTTTTTATAAGTTTAATTTAATTATTTTAGTGAGATAATTACATATAATTTTAAGATAGGAGGATTTAATAAATTAGTAGTTTTTAATATTAGTTGATAATAAGGCTTGAGACGTCACCAAACAGACTCAAGCCCAAATATCCATCTCAGGATAAATAACATTATACAAGATTTATCCTTTTTATATAAGAAAAAGGCAAAAATGAGTGATAATAAACAATATTATTATATTAAACTAAAGTCAGATTATTTTGATACAGATGAAATGATAGTCCTTGAGAGTATGCCAGATGGACATAAATATGCGAATATTTTATTGAAATTTATGCTACGAAGTTTGAGAAATGAAGGGAAACTAATGTTTAATGATAAAATCCCCTTTAACTCAATTATGCTTTCGCAAGTTACAAGACATTCAGTTGGAGAAATTGAAAAAGCTGTTCAAATATTTGAAAGTTTAAATCTAATTGAGATACTTGATAATGGAGCTATTTACATTAATGATATTCAAAATTTCATAGGTAAATCTTCAACTGAAGCTGACCGAAAAAGAATTTATAGACACAGAATAAATGAAGATAAAAAACAATTAGGACATTTGTCTAATGAATGTCCAGACAAAAATCCACCAGAGCTAAAGAAAGAGCTAAAATTAGAAAAAGAGCTAAAGCCAGAAAATAAAAAAGATAAGTTTAAAAGTTTAATGCAATTTAAAAATTTCTGTATTAAAAAATATAAAAGCAAAGTTATCACTAATTGTTGTCCTACTTTGTTAGTTGGAAATCAATTAAAAATAAACGAGAATGGTTTCTTAGAAAGTTATTTTGAGAGTAAAAAAATAGATATAAATCCAGAAAAAGCCAAAAAATTATGGCAGATTTTATATGAAAATCAAGAGGTTATTGGAGTAATTAAAGATGATTCTATTCAAAAAATTTTGGGGAAATTTATAAAAATTGAAATCGAAAGTAAAGTAACTAAAAAATTAGAAGAATTCATTTATCAAATTCATCATTATAAGGAAGAAGAAAACAAATATAGATTATATTTCAAAGATGTACTAACAAAACAAATTGGAAAAAGCAATAAACTTTATGATTTAGAAGATATTGAGAAATTGCCATATATTGATATCGAGGATAAATTATGAATAACAATGAATATTTGAATGATAAATTTTTAAAGATTGATGATGTTTTAATAATTATTCCTATAAGTAAAGCTTCTTTATATAGGCTTGCAAAAAAAGTTAATTTACTAAAACCTATAAAAATTGGTGGTTCTAGTTTTTGGAGTCAAAATAATATTAATATATATTTTGAAAACCTTAAAAAACAAAATCTTGAATTATGATAAAAAGGTTAGGATTATTCCCTAATCTTTCAACATATCCAACCAATCAGCATACCATTGAATTAATTCTTTTTTTTCATCAAAATATTTAAACTTTGATTCTCTATTGTAAGATGCTTTTACCCTATTTTTCTCTTTATGTGCTAAACAAGCTTCAATAATATCAGACTGAAAACCATGTTCTTTATATAGTTCATGAGCTATTGTTGAAAACATACTTCTAAATCCATGAAAGCAATGTCTATTTTGATAACCTAATTTATTTAAAGTATCAGCTAAAGTTGCACCTGCAACACCTCTGTCACTCTTTTGTGGAGATGGGAATACATATTTGCTTCTTTGTCTTGTAAAAGGTTCGATTTCTTTAATAAGTTTAATTGCTTGTTTTGGTAAGGGACAAACAAAATCAACATTCATTTTCATTTTTTCTTTTGGTATTGCCCAATAACCTTTTTCTAAATCTAAATCATCCCAACACATCAATCTTATATTCTCACTTCTAACAAATACATAAGGAATTAATTTAAAAATATAAATTGTACTAATATGACTTCTAAATCTATCCTCGAGGCTATAAATATCTTTTAATAGTTGCTTTATATCTTCTTTTTCAGTTAATGCAGGAAGATGTGTTTCCTTACTTTTTAGCAACGTTGTTTTTTTATCAATATCAACTATTATATTATGTTCAATATAGCCATTTGTTACTGCAAATTGATATATATTAAACAAAAGAGATAAAATTCTTAATCCAGTTTCTATTCTTCCTTTTTTCTGGATATTTAAAATAAGTTCAATAAAGTCTTGTCTTTGAATATCTTTTATTGCAATATTACCAATTCTATCAGTGATATTTTTCAGTATTCTTTTATTTGTAATATATGTATTCTGACTACTATTTAATTTTCTAATTTCTAACCATTTATTTATTACAAAATTTAGACTAATCTCTTCT is from Arcobacter lacus and encodes:
- a CDS encoding helix-turn-helix transcriptional regulator produces the protein MNNNEYLNDKFLKIDDVLIIIPISKASLYRLAKKVNLLKPIKIGGSSFWSQNNINIYFENLKKQNLEL
- a CDS encoding tyrosine-type recombinase/integrase, with the translated sequence MKRTTKKLTELELKKAEIKDKDYNLSDGDGLYFVIRKNGSKFFRLDFRYGGKRLSMSLGVYPKTSLKEARDKTLEARKLLNNNINPISEKKLNKISEEISLNFVINKWLEIRKLNSSQNTYITNKRILKNITDRIGNIAIKDIQRQDFIELILNIQKKGRIETGLRILSLLFNIYQFAVTNGYIEHNIIVDIDKKTTLLKSKETHLPALTEKEDIKQLLKDIYSLEDRFRSHISTIYIFKLIPYVFVRSENIRLMCWDDLDLEKGYWAIPKEKMKMNVDFVCPLPKQAIKLIKEIEPFTRQRSKYVFPSPQKSDRGVAGATLADTLNKLGYQNRHCFHGFRSMFSTIAHELYKEHGFQSDIIEACLAHKEKNRVKASYNRESKFKYFDEKKELIQWYADWLDMLKD
- a CDS encoding phage replisome organizer N-terminal domain-containing protein, with the translated sequence MSDNKQYYYIKLKSDYFDTDEMIVLESMPDGHKYANILLKFMLRSLRNEGKLMFNDKIPFNSIMLSQVTRHSVGEIEKAVQIFESLNLIEILDNGAIYINDIQNFIGKSSTEADRKRIYRHRINEDKKQLGHLSNECPDKNPPELKKELKLEKELKPENKKDKFKSLMQFKNFCIKKYKSKVITNCCPTLLVGNQLKINENGFLESYFESKKIDINPEKAKKLWQILYENQEVIGVIKDDSIQKILGKFIKIEIESKVTKKLEEFIYQIHHYKEEENKYRLYFKDVLTKQIGKSNKLYDLEDIEKLPYIDIEDKL